One window from the genome of Mumia sp. ZJ1417 encodes:
- a CDS encoding sigma-70 family RNA polymerase sigma factor, whose protein sequence is MTSLGPTFSPLSTAPSPSAYAHALTAVPLLSAQEEVALAETYAAGRAARERLLSAEVADGAREALAEVVAQGARARTHLVLANVRLVVSFARRLDECGVPFADLVQEGVVGLIRAVEGFDPSRGFRFSTYAAPWVKRHIADAAGSRRVVRLPPKAELQVVACREVAETLHRESGRAPSAGAVAERVGIPEDRVERLLAADTVPVSLDALESDVVAARGEALDPRVCWAIREALAVLPEVEREVVERRFGIDGGGARSLRAVALELDCGLDVVRAQEQRALQTLRDHPAVAMVAP, encoded by the coding sequence ATGACCTCACTCGGCCCGACCTTCTCGCCCCTGTCCACCGCGCCCTCGCCGTCCGCGTACGCCCACGCACTCACCGCCGTCCCGTTGCTGAGCGCACAAGAGGAGGTGGCGCTCGCCGAGACGTACGCCGCGGGGCGCGCGGCCCGTGAGCGTCTGCTGTCCGCTGAGGTCGCGGACGGCGCGCGGGAGGCCCTGGCGGAGGTCGTCGCGCAGGGAGCACGGGCACGCACCCACCTTGTCCTCGCCAACGTCCGCCTCGTGGTCTCGTTCGCGCGGCGGCTCGACGAGTGCGGCGTGCCGTTCGCCGACCTGGTCCAGGAGGGGGTCGTCGGTCTGATCCGGGCGGTCGAGGGGTTCGACCCCTCTCGGGGGTTCCGCTTCTCGACCTACGCCGCGCCGTGGGTGAAACGACACATCGCCGATGCGGCGGGGTCCCGGCGCGTGGTGCGGCTCCCTCCCAAGGCCGAGCTCCAGGTGGTCGCGTGCCGGGAGGTCGCCGAGACGCTGCACCGCGAGTCCGGCCGTGCGCCGTCGGCGGGGGCGGTCGCCGAGCGGGTCGGGATCCCCGAAGACCGGGTCGAGAGGCTGCTCGCTGCCGACACCGTGCCCGTGTCCCTCGACGCGCTCGAGAGCGACGTGGTCGCAGCTCGCGGCGAGGCCCTCGACCCCCGGGTGTGCTGGGCCATCAGAGAGGCGCTCGCGGTGCTTCCCGAGGTCGAGCGCGAGGTCGTGGAGCGTCGCTTCGGGATCGACGGCGGGGGAGCGCGTTCCCTCCGCGCGGTCGCGCTCGAGCTCGACTGCGGTCTCGACGTCGTGCGCGCTCAGGAGCAGCGAGCGCTCCAGACCCTCAGAGACCACCCGGCGGTCGCGATGGTGGCGCCGTGA
- a CDS encoding PIG-L deacetylase family protein, whose amino-acid sequence MTDEQRGSPAALQPLDEDWETALAVVAHPDDMEFGAAAAVARWTAQGKRVIYCMVTSGEAGIDGMEPEVTRTVRTAEQIESARIVGVDTVEFLGLPDGIVEYGVPLRRVIARQVRVHRPDIVITGNFHPTFPNGFLNQADHIAVGRATVDAVRDAGNRWVFHEAGVEPWGGVRAVWVAGSPDARHGVDISATFDAGVASLRAHKAYLDGLGWVDFDPAAFLGSMAEPAGTAMGVRYATSFEVLPLALPED is encoded by the coding sequence ATGACCGACGAGCAGCGCGGAAGTCCCGCAGCCCTCCAGCCGCTCGACGAGGACTGGGAGACCGCCCTCGCCGTCGTGGCTCATCCCGACGACATGGAGTTCGGAGCCGCTGCAGCCGTCGCCCGGTGGACGGCACAGGGCAAGCGCGTCATCTACTGCATGGTGACCAGCGGCGAGGCCGGTATCGACGGGATGGAGCCCGAGGTCACCCGCACGGTGCGGACGGCCGAGCAGATCGAGTCCGCGCGGATCGTCGGTGTCGACACCGTGGAGTTCCTCGGGCTGCCCGACGGGATCGTCGAGTACGGGGTCCCGCTGCGCCGGGTGATCGCCCGGCAGGTGCGGGTGCACCGACCCGACATCGTCATCACGGGCAACTTCCACCCAACCTTCCCGAACGGGTTCCTCAACCAGGCCGACCACATCGCCGTCGGCCGGGCGACCGTCGACGCGGTCCGCGACGCCGGCAACCGGTGGGTCTTCCACGAGGCGGGTGTCGAGCCCTGGGGCGGCGTTCGCGCCGTCTGGGTCGCGGGCTCCCCCGACGCCCGGCACGGCGTCGACATCTCCGCCACCTTCGACGCGGGCGTGGCGTCGCTGCGTGCCCACAAGGCGTACCTCGACGGGCTCGGGTGGGTCGACTTCGACCCGGCCGCGTTCCTCGGGTCGATGGCCGAGCCGGCGGGCACCGCGATGGGCGTGCGTTATGCGACGTCGTTCGAAGTCCTCCCGCTGGCCCTCCCGGAGGACTGA
- the mutM gene encoding bifunctional DNA-formamidopyrimidine glycosylase/DNA-(apurinic or apyrimidinic site) lyase encodes MPELPEVEVVRRGLADHVAGRRIDRVEVLHPRPVRRHLPGPADFALRLTGERFAGASRRGKYLWLPLDSGDAVLAHLGMSGQFLVQPPQAPAERHLRVVFGLEDGMQLRFVDQRMFGGLSLSEDGATLPPEIAHIARDPLDPEFDDLELIERLRRRRTGIKRALLDQTLISGVGNIYADEALWRARLHYARATDTMRRPEVHRLLAGAREVMVEALAQGGTSFDALYVAVNGESGYFSRSLEVYGQAGEPCSRCGTPIRRDAFMNRSSFTCPRCQPRPRNGRW; translated from the coding sequence GTGCCTGAGCTGCCTGAGGTCGAGGTCGTCCGCCGTGGTCTCGCCGACCACGTCGCCGGGCGGCGGATCGATCGTGTCGAGGTGCTGCACCCGCGCCCCGTACGCCGCCACCTCCCCGGGCCTGCGGACTTCGCGCTGCGGCTCACCGGGGAGCGGTTCGCCGGTGCGTCGCGTCGCGGCAAGTACCTCTGGCTGCCGCTGGACTCCGGCGACGCCGTCCTCGCCCACCTGGGGATGAGCGGTCAGTTCCTCGTCCAGCCTCCGCAGGCGCCAGCGGAGCGTCACCTGCGAGTGGTCTTCGGTCTCGAGGACGGGATGCAGCTCCGCTTCGTCGACCAGCGGATGTTCGGCGGGCTGTCGCTCAGCGAGGACGGAGCGACGCTCCCGCCGGAGATCGCGCACATCGCGCGCGACCCGCTCGACCCGGAGTTCGACGATCTGGAGCTCATCGAGCGTCTGCGCCGTCGTCGTACGGGCATCAAGCGCGCGCTCCTCGACCAGACGCTGATCTCCGGTGTCGGCAACATCTACGCGGACGAGGCGCTGTGGCGGGCCCGCCTGCACTATGCGCGCGCGACCGACACGATGCGGCGGCCGGAGGTCCACCGTCTGCTTGCCGGTGCCCGCGAGGTGATGGTCGAGGCGCTCGCTCAGGGCGGGACGTCGTTCGATGCGCTCTATGTCGCGGTGAACGGGGAGAGCGGCTACTTCTCGCGCTCCCTCGAGGTGTACGGGCAGGCGGGGGAGCCGTGCTCGCGCTGCGGGACGCCGATCCGCCGTGACGCCTTTATGAACCGCTCGTCGTTCACGTGTCCCCGCTGCCAGCCTCGCCCTCGCAACGGGCGGTGGTGA
- a CDS encoding acyl carrier protein — protein MHTPASSVVEELTAIVDQIAPGRAPGVLSLSSSFVDDLRMGPLSLGALSLGIEERFDVRVPVAALSGTVGDVVAHVERELASG, from the coding sequence ATGCACACGCCAGCGTCGTCCGTCGTCGAGGAGCTCACCGCGATCGTCGACCAGATCGCACCCGGCCGAGCGCCCGGCGTGCTGAGCCTGTCGTCGTCGTTCGTCGACGATCTCCGGATGGGCCCGTTGTCGCTCGGCGCGCTCTCCCTCGGGATCGAGGAGCGCTTCGACGTCCGCGTTCCCGTGGCCGCGTTGTCGGGGACGGTGGGGGATGTGGTGGCTCACGTCGAGCGAGAGCTCGCATCGGGCTGA
- the dnaG gene encoding DNA primase: MAGRIREDDIAAVRERARIDEVVEQYVTLRNAGGGSRKGLCPFHDEKSPSFNVTPSRGMYYCFGCGEGGDVFTFLQKIDQIGFSEAVERLAAKYGITLTYVDGPVGPQRDFAQRGRLVKANAAAAEFFVEQLASGKGSLTGRQFLADRGFGRETAERFGVGFAPRDGEALLRNLRDRGFDEEDLVTAGLVARNSRGAYDRFRGRLIWPIRDASGDVVGFGARRLFDDDRIEAKYLNTPETPLYKKSQVLYGVDLARKAISQSSQAVIVEGYTDVMACHEAGVGTAVATCGTAFGDEHGRILRRLLLDHEAMRGEVIFTFDGDEAGQKAAMRAFDGDEQFVAQTYVAVQGDGLDPCDLRLQQGDAAVRELVASRIPLYRFVLRNVVARYDLDHADQRVDALRASVALVSSVRDRGKVEQFVREIASTVGIEIDEVRRELGDVKKRPAPRTNARTSTRTNGAAAPSAHSAPTEPAGEERPVRAPVPSFGEPRFADERELLKVVVQHPHLITPHADGLDTDDFTHPHAIAVWAAAATEGFPSKPDESWAARVRGHVDDTDVQRVLAHLSLDPLRATGAPDTVLVDALVARVQELTVLRHIAAVKSKLQRTNPLESATEYNRMFGDLVALEQQRRQLREKAIGGSLL, from the coding sequence GTGGCAGGCCGGATCCGCGAGGACGACATCGCAGCAGTGCGCGAACGCGCGCGGATCGACGAGGTGGTCGAGCAGTACGTCACGCTCCGCAACGCCGGTGGCGGCTCGCGCAAGGGGCTCTGCCCGTTCCACGACGAGAAGTCGCCGTCGTTCAACGTCACCCCGTCGCGCGGGATGTACTACTGCTTCGGCTGCGGCGAGGGCGGGGATGTCTTCACGTTCCTCCAGAAGATCGACCAGATCGGCTTCAGCGAGGCGGTCGAGCGGCTAGCGGCGAAGTACGGCATCACACTGACCTACGTCGACGGCCCGGTTGGCCCGCAGCGCGACTTCGCACAGCGTGGACGGCTGGTCAAGGCCAACGCCGCGGCTGCGGAGTTCTTCGTCGAGCAGCTCGCGAGCGGCAAGGGCTCGCTCACCGGGCGCCAGTTCCTCGCCGACCGCGGCTTCGGGCGGGAGACGGCCGAGCGCTTCGGTGTCGGGTTCGCCCCGCGCGACGGTGAGGCGCTCCTGCGCAACCTGCGCGATCGCGGCTTCGACGAGGAGGACCTCGTCACTGCCGGGCTGGTGGCGCGCAACAGCCGAGGCGCGTACGACCGCTTCCGCGGGCGGCTGATCTGGCCGATCCGCGACGCGTCGGGTGATGTCGTCGGGTTCGGTGCGCGGCGGTTGTTCGACGACGACCGCATCGAGGCGAAGTACCTCAACACCCCCGAGACCCCGCTCTACAAGAAGAGCCAGGTCCTGTATGGCGTCGACCTGGCCCGCAAGGCCATCTCGCAGTCCAGCCAGGCGGTCATCGTCGAGGGCTACACCGACGTGATGGCATGCCATGAGGCGGGCGTCGGCACTGCGGTCGCGACCTGCGGGACGGCGTTCGGCGACGAGCACGGCCGGATCCTGCGGCGGCTGCTCCTCGACCACGAGGCGATGCGCGGCGAGGTGATCTTCACCTTCGACGGCGACGAGGCCGGCCAGAAGGCCGCGATGAGGGCGTTCGATGGTGACGAGCAGTTCGTCGCCCAGACCTACGTCGCGGTGCAGGGTGACGGTCTCGACCCCTGTGACCTGCGTCTGCAGCAGGGAGACGCGGCCGTGCGCGAGCTGGTGGCCTCCCGGATCCCGCTGTACCGCTTCGTGCTGCGCAACGTCGTCGCACGCTACGACCTCGACCATGCCGACCAGCGGGTCGACGCGCTGCGTGCGTCGGTCGCTCTCGTCTCCTCCGTGCGCGACCGAGGCAAGGTCGAGCAGTTCGTCCGCGAGATCGCGTCGACGGTCGGCATCGAGATCGACGAGGTGCGCCGTGAGCTCGGGGACGTCAAGAAACGCCCCGCGCCTCGGACGAACGCCCGGACGTCGACCCGGACGAACGGGGCGGCCGCCCCGTCCGCTCACTCGGCGCCCACGGAGCCTGCCGGCGAGGAGCGCCCCGTGCGCGCGCCGGTGCCGAGCTTCGGGGAGCCCCGTTTCGCCGACGAGCGCGAGCTTCTGAAGGTGGTCGTCCAGCACCCCCACCTCATCACGCCCCACGCCGACGGGCTCGACACCGACGACTTCACGCACCCGCACGCGATCGCCGTCTGGGCGGCCGCCGCCACGGAGGGCTTCCCGTCGAAGCCCGACGAGTCGTGGGCGGCTCGCGTCCGCGGTCACGTCGACGACACAGACGTGCAGCGGGTGCTCGCACACCTGTCGCTCGATCCGCTGCGCGCCACCGGCGCACCTGACACCGTGCTCGTCGACGCGCTCGTCGCGCGTGTGCAGGAGCTCACAGTGCTGCGCCACATCGCGGCGGTGAAGTCCAAGCTCCAGCGGACGAACCCGCTCGAGTCCGCCACCGAGTACAACCGCATGTTCGGCGACCTCGTGGCACTCGAGCAGCAACGCCGCCAGCTCCGCGAGAAGGCCATCGGCGGCTCGCTGCTCTGA
- a CDS encoding DUF3145 domain-containing protein, with protein MSNATLGVLYVHSAPSALCPHVEWAVAGVFGAPAALQWSPQPAEPGAYRCELSWQGPAGTAATLTSALRGWERLRFESTEEPTAQTEGARYSSTPSLGVFHAVIGSHGDVMVHEERIKAAMARAAAGEVDLEAELDTLLGRPWDDELEAFRHAGDGAPVRWLHQVG; from the coding sequence ATGAGCAACGCCACCCTGGGCGTCCTGTACGTCCACTCAGCACCGTCGGCGCTCTGCCCGCACGTCGAGTGGGCCGTCGCCGGCGTATTTGGCGCGCCCGCGGCACTGCAGTGGTCTCCGCAGCCCGCTGAGCCGGGCGCCTATCGCTGCGAGCTCTCCTGGCAGGGCCCGGCGGGCACTGCCGCGACCCTGACCTCCGCACTGCGCGGATGGGAGCGCCTGCGCTTCGAGTCGACCGAGGAGCCGACAGCCCAGACCGAGGGTGCTCGCTACTCCTCGACGCCGTCGCTCGGGGTGTTCCACGCGGTCATCGGCAGCCATGGCGACGTGATGGTGCACGAGGAGCGGATCAAGGCCGCGATGGCCCGTGCCGCAGCCGGCGAGGTCGACCTCGAAGCCGAGCTCGACACGCTCCTCGGCCGGCCTTGGGACGACGAGCTCGAGGCGTTCCGCCACGCCGGCGACGGCGCGCCCGTACGGTGGCTCCACCAGGTCGGATGA
- a CDS encoding DUF177 domain-containing protein produces the protein MTTLDSRAPFVLDTHEIARRPGTQRELTLSEKAPARMGVDMLGVPEGSDIDLELRLESVMEGILVTGTASVHTSGECVRCLRETDGEMTVDLQELYVYEGDEDDDLSRLERDLLDLEPVLRDAVVLALPHNPLCVPDCPGLCPECGARLADDPEHTHGEAVDPRWSALSQMYEGNDRPTGGSEATGPGPGPDEEK, from the coding sequence GTGACCACGCTCGACTCCCGGGCGCCGTTCGTTCTCGACACTCACGAGATCGCGCGCCGACCCGGAACACAGCGTGAGCTGACGCTCTCCGAGAAGGCACCAGCGAGGATGGGTGTCGACATGCTCGGTGTGCCCGAGGGAAGTGACATCGATCTCGAGCTTCGGCTCGAGTCGGTCATGGAAGGAATCCTCGTCACGGGGACCGCCTCGGTGCACACGTCAGGTGAGTGCGTACGCTGCCTCAGGGAGACCGACGGTGAGATGACCGTCGACCTTCAGGAGCTGTACGTCTACGAAGGCGACGAGGACGACGACCTCTCCCGGCTCGAGAGAGACCTGCTCGACCTCGAGCCCGTCCTGCGGGACGCGGTGGTGCTCGCACTTCCGCATAACCCGTTGTGTGTTCCGGACTGCCCGGGACTGTGCCCCGAGTGCGGGGCGCGGCTCGCGGACGACCCAGAGCACACACACGGCGAAGCCGTCGATCCACGGTGGTCGGCGCTCAGCCAGATGTACGAAGGCAACGACCGTCCCACGGGCGGTTCGGAAGCGACCGGGCCCGGGCCCGGCCCAGACGAGGAGAAGTAG
- a CDS encoding NAD(P)H-binding protein has protein sequence MKVAIAGGHGKIALLLTRKLADAGHEVVGLIRKPEHADDVTAAGGSPVLVDLESASATQVADALGGADAAVFAAGAGSGSGVERKWTVDRDGAVLLAAAAQLVGAYRFVVVSSMGAGQGDASSDDVFQVYLAAKGEADDAVRASALDWTIVRPGGLTDDPGTGRVTVGDSVGRGSIPRADVAEVIAVALETPSTVRTTFEVVGGDVPVAEALASLSPGPLAG, from the coding sequence ATGAAGGTCGCCATCGCGGGGGGCCACGGCAAGATCGCGCTGCTGCTGACCCGCAAGCTCGCCGACGCCGGTCACGAGGTCGTCGGCCTCATCAGGAAGCCCGAGCACGCCGACGACGTCACGGCCGCGGGCGGCTCGCCCGTGCTCGTCGACCTTGAGAGCGCGAGCGCGACCCAGGTCGCCGACGCGCTCGGCGGCGCCGATGCCGCCGTCTTCGCCGCCGGCGCAGGGTCGGGATCGGGCGTGGAGCGCAAGTGGACGGTCGACCGCGACGGGGCCGTCCTCCTGGCCGCGGCGGCGCAGCTCGTCGGGGCGTACCGGTTCGTCGTGGTCTCGTCCATGGGCGCGGGCCAGGGCGACGCGAGCTCCGACGACGTGTTCCAGGTCTATCTCGCAGCCAAGGGCGAGGCCGACGACGCGGTGCGGGCGAGTGCGCTCGACTGGACGATCGTGCGCCCGGGCGGCCTCACGGACGATCCGGGGACAGGGAGGGTCACGGTCGGCGACTCCGTCGGGCGCGGCTCGATCCCCCGCGCCGACGTCGCGGAGGTGATCGCCGTGGCTCTCGAGACACCGTCGACCGTACGAACGACCTTCGAGGTGGTGGGCGGCGACGTGCCGGTCGCCGAGGCGCTGGCATCGCTGTCGCCGGGGCCGCTCGCCGGTTGA
- the rpmF gene encoding 50S ribosomal protein L32, with protein sequence MAVPKRKMSRSNTRHRRSQWKASAPQLVICANPACRAKHLPHRACPECGQYGTRGELRQVL encoded by the coding sequence GTGGCAGTCCCGAAGCGCAAGATGTCGCGCAGCAACACCCGCCACCGCCGTTCGCAGTGGAAGGCTTCCGCGCCGCAGCTCGTGATCTGCGCCAACCCCGCGTGCCGCGCCAAGCACCTGCCGCATCGCGCTTGCCCGGAGTGCGGCCAGTACGGCACCCGTGGCGAGCTGCGTCAGGTCCTCTGA
- the rnc gene encoding ribonuclease III has protein sequence MPDVVDDAASNAELLTQLGVPGLEPGLLTQALTHRSYAYENGGIPNNERLEFLGDAVLGLVVTDTLYNAHPDLPEGRLAKLRAAVVNARALADVARTLGLGAYLRLGRGEEATGGRNKSSILSDTVEALIGAVYLQEGFEGAGDVVHRLFDPVMARAAELGAGLDWKTSLQELSSDHGLGVPEYRLSEEGPDHDKTFTAHVRVGGQVYGEGVGHSKKEAEQQVAETAWRAIKATVDVVDHEAGSVAPAAEVVQAAESAHGSGS, from the coding sequence GTGCCCGACGTCGTCGATGACGCAGCCTCGAACGCCGAGCTGCTCACGCAGCTCGGCGTCCCCGGCCTCGAGCCGGGGTTGCTGACCCAGGCGCTGACCCACCGCTCGTACGCGTACGAGAACGGCGGCATCCCCAACAACGAGCGGCTCGAGTTCCTCGGGGATGCCGTGCTGGGGCTGGTCGTCACCGACACGCTCTACAACGCGCACCCGGACCTTCCAGAGGGCCGCCTCGCCAAGCTTCGGGCTGCGGTCGTCAACGCGCGCGCCCTTGCCGACGTCGCCCGCACGCTTGGCCTTGGCGCCTACCTGCGCCTCGGCCGCGGCGAGGAGGCGACCGGGGGTCGCAACAAGTCCTCGATCCTCTCCGACACGGTCGAGGCGCTCATCGGGGCCGTCTACCTCCAGGAGGGGTTCGAGGGCGCCGGTGACGTGGTGCACCGCCTTTTCGACCCTGTGATGGCGCGCGCCGCCGAGCTCGGCGCAGGCCTCGACTGGAAGACCAGCCTTCAAGAGCTCTCCTCCGACCATGGTCTCGGTGTCCCCGAGTACCGCCTGTCCGAGGAGGGCCCGGACCACGACAAGACCTTCACCGCGCATGTGCGGGTGGGGGGTCAGGTCTATGGCGAGGGCGTCGGCCACTCCAAGAAGGAGGCCGAGCAGCAGGTCGCCGAGACGGCATGGCGTGCCATCAAGGCGACGGTCGACGTCGTCGACCACGAGGCCGGGTCGGTCGCACCTGCGGCAGAAGTCGTCCAGGCTGCCGAGTCGGCACACGGCTCCGGCTCCTGA
- a CDS encoding deoxyguanosinetriphosphate triphosphohydrolase: MTAPDLADQPYDASARERLVAEPPKRAERTPFERDRARIVHSAALRRLAAKTQVVGPGTDDFVRNRLTHSLEVAQVARELGRSLGCDPDVVDSAALAHDLGHPPFGHNGETALDDVAASCGGFEGNAQTLRILTRLEAKTFDVDGHSVGLNLTRATLDACTKYPWTRDAAPVPEGAHGDGSPRVIRKFGVYDDDLPVFSWVRDGAPGRRQCVEAQVMDLADDIAYCVHDVEDAVVSGTIELARIPYDREVIWATVREWYAADATDGALDAAYARLTSMPFWPHGPYDGSRRSLGALKGLTSALVGRFVAAARDATREAFGERPFVRYTADLVVPDDTRTEIAVLKAVAAYYVMRADARVTLLAEQRELVRGLVEVVAGKGPEVLDAPFAADFAEADSEPARLRVVVDQIASLTDDSARAWGRRLL; the protein is encoded by the coding sequence GTGACCGCACCCGACCTCGCAGACCAGCCGTACGACGCGTCGGCACGTGAGCGCCTCGTCGCGGAGCCGCCCAAACGTGCCGAGCGGACGCCGTTCGAGCGCGACCGCGCCCGCATCGTCCACTCGGCGGCGCTGCGTCGTCTCGCGGCCAAGACGCAGGTCGTCGGTCCAGGCACGGACGACTTCGTGCGCAACCGCCTCACCCACTCGCTCGAGGTTGCGCAGGTCGCCCGCGAGCTCGGTCGCTCGTTGGGGTGCGATCCGGACGTGGTCGACTCCGCGGCGCTCGCCCACGACCTCGGCCACCCGCCGTTCGGGCACAACGGCGAGACGGCGCTCGACGACGTCGCGGCGTCGTGCGGCGGCTTCGAGGGCAACGCCCAGACGCTGCGCATCCTCACACGCCTGGAGGCCAAGACCTTCGACGTCGACGGGCACAGCGTCGGGCTCAACCTGACCCGCGCCACCCTCGACGCCTGCACGAAATACCCGTGGACGCGGGACGCCGCCCCGGTCCCCGAGGGCGCCCATGGTGACGGCTCTCCCCGGGTGATCCGCAAGTTCGGCGTGTACGACGACGACCTGCCCGTGTTCTCCTGGGTCCGCGACGGCGCCCCCGGCCGACGGCAGTGCGTCGAGGCGCAGGTGATGGACCTCGCCGACGACATCGCGTACTGCGTCCACGACGTCGAGGACGCGGTCGTCTCCGGCACCATCGAGCTCGCCCGCATCCCGTACGACCGCGAGGTGATCTGGGCGACCGTGCGCGAGTGGTACGCCGCGGACGCCACCGACGGCGCCCTGGATGCGGCGTACGCGAGGTTGACCTCGATGCCGTTCTGGCCGCACGGCCCGTACGACGGCAGCCGGCGCTCGCTGGGGGCGCTCAAGGGGCTCACGAGCGCGCTGGTGGGCCGGTTCGTCGCAGCCGCGCGCGACGCCACGCGTGAGGCCTTCGGCGAGCGCCCGTTCGTCCGTTACACCGCAGACCTGGTCGTCCCTGACGACACCCGGACCGAGATCGCGGTCCTCAAGGCGGTCGCGGCGTACTACGTGATGCGTGCCGACGCGCGTGTCACCCTCCTCGCCGAGCAGCGCGAGCTGGTGCGCGGGCTGGTCGAGGTGGTGGCAGGCAAGGGGCCGGAGGTCCTCGACGCGCCGTTCGCCGCCGATTTCGCCGAGGCCGACTCAGAACCAGCGCGGCTACGGGTGGTCGTCGACCAGATCGCGTCGCTCACCGACGACTCCGCGCGTGCCTGGGGACGGCGCCTGCTCTGA
- a CDS encoding alpha/beta hydrolase, which produces MRNSPNRRTARLLAALAASAGAVAALLVTAAPPASAATACSDYSSSSSTCVSSPITIAGTSYDADWYLPNGTASALMLVEHGFSRSCDNLRGTSKAIAQKGVMVVCLDEDMTAGNPALATIFGNALADRTVVPPNSKPLPVKYIVGGHSAGGQFAALVGQQLTTRGYPNLKGAIMFDPVAAEGFTAAVEAVSANGARPVLSIAARPSVINLFNNSYGALTGLDNPFVGIQLVWSKYVLGIPTGGSCHIDSEGEDTDAIGIAGALCNPNSTQTARLRDFASTWAKDLATGTYTASHYCTNADAISTCGSVVKDLVDRTFPVAAPIR; this is translated from the coding sequence TTGAGAAACTCGCCCAACCGGCGCACCGCGCGCCTGCTCGCCGCCCTCGCCGCCTCTGCCGGAGCCGTCGCAGCCCTCCTCGTCACCGCTGCGCCGCCAGCCTCGGCAGCCACCGCCTGCTCGGACTACTCGTCCAGCTCGAGCACCTGCGTCAGCTCCCCGATCACCATCGCTGGCACGTCGTACGATGCCGACTGGTATCTGCCGAACGGCACCGCCAGCGCGCTCATGCTCGTCGAGCACGGCTTCAGCCGCAGCTGCGACAACCTGCGCGGCACCAGCAAGGCCATCGCACAGAAGGGCGTGATGGTCGTCTGCCTCGACGAGGACATGACTGCTGGCAACCCCGCACTCGCGACGATCTTCGGCAACGCACTCGCCGACCGGACCGTCGTCCCGCCGAACAGCAAGCCCCTCCCGGTCAAGTACATCGTGGGCGGCCACTCCGCCGGCGGGCAGTTCGCCGCCCTCGTCGGACAGCAGCTGACCACCCGCGGCTACCCGAACCTCAAGGGCGCCATCATGTTCGACCCGGTCGCGGCCGAGGGCTTCACCGCCGCGGTCGAGGCTGTGTCCGCCAACGGTGCACGCCCGGTCCTGAGCATCGCCGCTCGCCCGAGCGTCATCAACCTCTTCAACAACTCGTACGGAGCGCTCACGGGGCTCGACAACCCCTTCGTGGGCATCCAGCTCGTCTGGTCCAAGTACGTCCTGGGCATCCCCACCGGTGGCAGCTGTCACATCGACAGCGAGGGTGAGGACACCGACGCCATCGGCATCGCTGGCGCCCTCTGCAACCCGAACTCCACGCAGACCGCCCGCCTGCGGGACTTCGCCTCCACGTGGGCGAAGGATCTCGCGACCGGCACCTACACCGCGTCGCACTACTGCACCAATGCCGACGCGATCTCCACCTGCGGCTCGGTCGTCAAGGACCTCGTCGACCGCACGTTCCCCGTGGCCGCACCGATCCGATGA